The DNA region TGCTACCGCCTCCTTGCAACTGGGACACGCTTCCGCAGGCAAGGACGTAAGAGCTACAACCGCTGCTACGCGGGCGCCAACCAGCACGGCGCTCGAAGCCCGGCAAAGCCCATGTAAACCATTCATCCCGAGACATCCTCGACCCTACCGCCGTGCACACACTCACAACTTTTTCGCACGAGCATCAACATCAAGACCAAGGGCCTTGCCGCCGGGGGTTCTACGCCCCATACGGCTCATCGACCAACTCGACCAGCCGCTTCTTGAGCCTTTTCACCTGCAGATCATCACCGACGGCGTCGAAAACACCTCGGACATCGCCCTGCTTGTCGACCACTATCACATAGGTGTTATGACTTTGGTGATGCACCGCTACCCCCATGCCAAGCCCCACCCTCTTTATGTAGTCAAGCTCGCCTCGGCAAAAAAGCCATCGATGAGCGTCTGCATCATACGAGTCGGCGTACCGATTTAGATCACCGACCGGCCTTGTCGAACAATCGCTAGAAACGCTGCGTAGATCGGTTCCGGACGGAGTTCCTTCTATTCAGACCGACGGAGCGAACTATGACGCAGCCTGCTAGCAAGCCGAGGAAGCTCGCCTACAAGGTAACGAACTGGCGGGACTACAACGAGTCGTTGGTAAGGCGGGGCGACATCACCTTCTGGTTTGATGACGCGGTGATCGACGCCTGGGAGCACGAGAACGACCGGAAGAAGGTCGGCCGGCCGTTCCTCTATAGCGATGTGGCGGTCGAAACGCTGCTGATGATCCGTGAGCTATTCCGCTTGCCGTACCGGCAGACGGAAGGCTTCGGCCGGGCTCTCGCGAAGCTGATGCAGGCCGAGGTGGCGATCCCCGACTACACCTCGCTGCAGAAGCGAGCGGCCAAGCTGGGGGTCTCGATCGACGTGCGTGAGACCAAGGGCCCGATCGACGTGGTGGTCGACAGCACGGGGCTCAAGGTCTACGGCGAGGGGGAGTGGAAAGTGAAGAAGCACGGGGTCGGCAAGCGTCGCACTTGGCGGAAGGTTCACCTGGCCGTCGATCCGGCCACCCACACCATCGTCGCCCAGGTCGTGACGGGCGCCGACACCCACGACGGCGATGCGGTCGAGCCGCTGTTGGAGCAAGTCGAAGCCGAAGTCCAGACGTTTTACGGCGACGGCGCCTACGACCAGTGGAAAGTGCGTAACTACCTCCAAGGGGAGTCGATCCACCAAGTGATCCCGCCGCGCAAGAACGCCAAGATCAAGCAGCACGGCAACGCGTCGGCCGAGCCGCTGGAGCGCGACGAGTGCCTTCGGCAGATCCGCCGCGACGGCAAGAAAGCGTGGAAAGAATCGATCGGCTACCACCGACGCAGCCTAGCCGAGACCGCCATGTTTCGATTCAAAACCAACTTCGGCGACCGCCTGAAGAACCGGACGCTCCCCAATCAGGCGACCGAGGTCGCACTCCGATGCAAACTGCTCAACGTATTCGTCACCTTTGGCATGCCGTTGTTCGCATGGGGTTAGTCAACAAGGCCTCACCGACCTTATCGTTCTCGGGGTCACAGGTAATACTTACCCACGTCACGTCTTGCAGCGCCCCGTCGTTGTGAAGGTCCTTGATCCGCTGATTCAGCTGGGCGCACGCCCCCGGGCATCCTGTGAAAAAGAAGCTGGCTACCCACACCTTCCCACGCAGCTCCTGCGACCGAAGAGGCACGCCTTCTCGCTCGGTCACTTCAAAGTCTCTAAGCGGAGGTCCGGAATCTAGCACGCCGATGGAGTCTACGGGCGTCCACCCCCGCGATTCTATCTGCCACCATCGAAAGCCGAAGTAGCAGGCGATACACAACGTTAGCGCTGACAGCACAAGAGGCGTCACGCTTCCTTGAGAGATCGTCTCCCGCGATTGAGGGCTTTGATTGCTTCTCATATTGATTGCACTCTCCTGCTTTGGTGGCGCCTGCTTTACCCGTCCCTACAAGTGGTAAGCCCTATCCGCTGCTTGTTTCAAATGACGTAGATGAGAAAGAACATGATCAACCACACGCCGTCTACGAAGTGCCAGTAATTGGCGACGTTCGAAAGGCCGACGCGCCGCTGCGAGTCGAGTCGAATCGTCAGGAAACATGCGATCATAATGAGTCCCACCGCGAGGTGGGCCGCGTGGGCGCCGGTGAGCAGGTAGTAAATACTGGCCCACGTGTAACCGCCCGAAAGGACAACGGGAAGGCTCGGCCAGCGGTGACGTACATTCAACGAAGCCATCTCCGCGGCCAGGTCATCAATTGCAATCGCACGATCATCGGCATCGGGTTGGCCGCGGACCGCCGCCTCAACAGGCATGAGCTGCTCGCTCCTAATGCGATCGACGACCTCCAATCGCTGACGAACGATATCGGACGAATCGGCAGCGAGCAGTTGGGTGCGCACCTCTTCCAGCCGCGCACTCGCCGCGCCCAGGTAACCTACGCTCGCATCATCGAAGACCTTCGCAGGCAGGAGCGTTGGCCACAGCTGATGAATGCGCTGGGTGAAGCAGCACCGCGTGGTCGATCATCGACAGGACCGATTGAGTCACCTTACTTCCCCTTCGAGGGCCGGCGGCAGCAAGAGGGCGACTACCCTCTGGAAACTGTCCGGCGCACCGGGGGCAGCCCCGCGGCTGGCAGGCGCACGTCGCAAGGATGGCGTCGCGTCTTTAGCAAGGAAGTGGTAATCGCTTCATCGCGTCGATGCCCCCAGCGCTCGCGGCATGAGGTCCAAGGGTTCAGAGCCGAGCGTTCTGCCATTGGAATACGGCAGAACTGCGGCCCGCAATGCGGTTCGCAACTAAACTACCACCGGCTGAAGCCGGTGGGTTTGGACGTTCCGTGAGATTCGGACTGAAGTCCTCAACTCACGATGGTGGGGTAACTTGGAATCGGTCGTCACCATCGCTTGGTTCGGCGCCGTCCTGCCCGCGGATGTACGCCGCGATAGCCTCGTCGGTCACGTTACCGCTGGTCGCCACGAAGTAGCCCCGCGCCCACAGATGCCGACCCCAGAACCGCCTCTCAATGTGCTTGAACTCCATCATCAGCTTCCGCGACGTCTTCCCCTTGATGGACTGCATAATCTTGCTCGGCGAGAGTGTCGGCGGGCACGACAGCAATACGTGCACGTGATCGAGCGACACCGACCCCTGCAGAATCTCGATGTCATTGGTCCGGCAGACCTCACGCACCAAGTCCCGAACCCGTGTGCCTACTGCACCCGAAAGGACCTGCTTCCGGTACTTCGTCACCCACACGAAGTGATACTTGATGTCATAGCGGCTATGCGCACCCGTGCGGTAGTTCTCCATCCACCCAATATATGAACCTAAAGGCTTCGCCTGAAGGCGAGGGTTTCAGACCCATCGCAGGGACAATGACCGCTGGAACGGGCCAAGCCGGGTCGTTCACTCCTAACAGTAGCGGGCCGGAATCGACCCGTGAAACCCGCCCCCGCGATGCGGCGCCGCTGAGCGCCGCTCCCCGCTTCCACGGGGACCGAGGTCGCGGCGACCGAGCTTCTCATCGAGCAGGGTGTTGCCGTGCAGAGCACGGTCGACGCCCAAAGTGCTTGGAGCCGGGCGGGAGGCCGACCTGCGGCGCGCCCCCGGTGCTCATCCCCACCACCCCGCGCGTTGTCGCATCGGCAGTACTACCGTAGACTACCGGTCAATCCCCGCGACCCTCAGAGCCTTCCGCATGATGCAGAATTCTTCAGCTGCCGCCGGCGACCGCAGAGGCTTCACGCTCGTCGAATTGCTGGTCGTGATCGCGATCATTGGGATCCTAGTGGCCCTGGTGCTGCCGGCGGTCCAGTCGGCCCGCGAGGCGGCGCGGCGTACCCAGTGCGTGAATCGGCTCAAGCAGCTGGCGTTGGCGGGGCTCAATTACCACGACTCAAAGAAGGAATTCCCGCCGGGCATCTGCGTGCCGGTCGGGAGCGGGTCGGGCGCCATTTTTCCTTCGAGCTGCCCCGGCGGCTCGGCCGCCAGCTGCCCCCCCCAGGCGATCCCGGGCAAGTGGGGTTCTTGGCTGACGTGGCTGATGCCCTACTGCGAAGAAGGGTCCCTCTTCTCACGCCTGGACTTGAGCCAGCGGGAGTACGCGTACTGCACGGGCCCTGCTTCGCCCGGGGCGACCCAGATCGAAGGTTTTGTTTGCCCGTCCGACGAGATCGAGTCTCGCACCGTCAACTACAACAACTATTACTTCGGCATCAACAGCTACTTCGCCAACGCGGGAACGAAGGCGTGGCCGGTGTTCCAGGCTTCTTTTGACGGGGTGATGCACTACAATAGCCGGACCAGTTCCCGCATGATCACCGACGGCCTCTCGCACACGGTCTTCGCTGGCGAGCGTTACAGCTTTGACTCAAGCTGGGGCTCCGGGACGCCGCTAGCCGACTACCGCGGCTGGGCCTGGACCAACTACAACTCCGGGCAGGACGTCCTGGGCGACACGGCCTGGCCAATCAACTCGAAGCGTTCGGTCATCGGTCTGGACGCGCGGAAGACTAATTTTGGGAGCGGCCACCCCGGGGGCGCCAACTTTGCGATGTGTGACGGTTCGGTGCGTCTCATGTCGCATGGCAACGCGGGCGACCTGGTGGTGTTGCAGCGGCTCTCCATGCGGTCTGACGGAGAGGTCGCCGCGATCGAATGACGTGCCCCGATCCCGCTACGGACCTTCTGAACGACGCATGACGAGCCTGCAGCGAACACTGGTGCTGATCGCCACCCTCCCGCTGACGGTCGGCTGCGGCGGCCCCCCCCCTCCGCCAATCGTGCCGGCCGGCGGGGTCGTGACGCTCAATGGCCAGCCGCTCCCGATGGCCCAGGTCCGTTTCATCCCGCAGATCGATCAGGGGGCGGGCTACATCGCCACGGGAGTGACGGACCAAGAGGGTCGCTACGAGCTGACGTGTGACGGCGAGCCGGGCGCCTGTGCCGCGGCGACGAGCATTACCGTAAGCGAAGGCGATGCTCCCCCTGAATTGATGGG from Pirellulimonas nuda includes:
- a CDS encoding IS5 family transposase; amino-acid sequence: MTQPASKPRKLAYKVTNWRDYNESLVRRGDITFWFDDAVIDAWEHENDRKKVGRPFLYSDVAVETLLMIRELFRLPYRQTEGFGRALAKLMQAEVAIPDYTSLQKRAAKLGVSIDVRETKGPIDVVVDSTGLKVYGEGEWKVKKHGVGKRRTWRKVHLAVDPATHTIVAQVVTGADTHDGDAVEPLLEQVEAEVQTFYGDGAYDQWKVRNYLQGESIHQVIPPRKNAKIKQHGNASAEPLERDECLRQIRRDGKKAWKESIGYHRRSLAETAMFRFKTNFGDRLKNRTLPNQATEVALRCKLLNVFVTFGMPLFAWG
- a CDS encoding SCO family protein; this encodes MRSNQSPQSRETISQGSVTPLVLSALTLCIACYFGFRWWQIESRGWTPVDSIGVLDSGPPLRDFEVTEREGVPLRSQELRGKVWVASFFFTGCPGACAQLNQRIKDLHNDGALQDVTWVSITCDPENDKVGEALLTNPMRTTACQR
- a CDS encoding cytochrome c oxidase subunit 3, whose translation is MRTQLLAADSSDIVRQRLEVVDRIRSEQLMPVEAAVRGQPDADDRAIAIDDLAAEMASLNVRHRWPSLPVVLSGGYTWASIYYLLTGAHAAHLAVGLIMIACFLTIRLDSQRRVGLSNVANYWHFVDGVWLIMFFLIYVI
- the tnpA gene encoding IS200/IS605 family transposase, which codes for MENYRTGAHSRYDIKYHFVWVTKYRKQVLSGAVGTRVRDLVREVCRTNDIEILQGSVSLDHVHVLLSCPPTLSPSKIMQSIKGKTSRKLMMEFKHIERRFWGRHLWARGYFVATSGNVTDEAIAAYIRGQDGAEPSDGDDRFQVTPPS
- a CDS encoding DUF1559 family PulG-like putative transporter, with protein sequence MMQNSSAAAGDRRGFTLVELLVVIAIIGILVALVLPAVQSAREAARRTQCVNRLKQLALAGLNYHDSKKEFPPGICVPVGSGSGAIFPSSCPGGSAASCPPQAIPGKWGSWLTWLMPYCEEGSLFSRLDLSQREYAYCTGPASPGATQIEGFVCPSDEIESRTVNYNNYYFGINSYFANAGTKAWPVFQASFDGVMHYNSRTSSRMITDGLSHTVFAGERYSFDSSWGSGTPLADYRGWAWTNYNSGQDVLGDTAWPINSKRSVIGLDARKTNFGSGHPGGANFAMCDGSVRLMSHGNAGDLVVLQRLSMRSDGEVAAIE